CAGAGTGCCTACTACAGCGCACTAGGGCGGAGACAGTAAGTAAATATTGGGCTACATTCTTTGAAGCTATACCTAGTTGGGAAGCTCTGGTAGCGGAGGATAGGACAAAACTTAAAAAGTTATTGAAACCACTTGGCCTAGTAGATCGTAGGGTTTCCTATCTAATTGATCTTGCTTGGGAAGTTATAGAAATGGATGCATGTATCCCTGATTCGGCGGATACACTACGTGAGCTATCAGGAATTGGGCAGTATATTTCTAATGCAATCTGCACATTGCTGTTTGATCAGCGACTCCCTCTTCTGGATGTGAATTTTGCACGAGTTATAGAAAGACTCACTGGTCCCAGAAGACTTGTAGATATAAGGCATGATCCCAAGCTGCAATATATAGCGAACAAGCTTGTAGATACGGATGATTCAATAATAATCAGTTGGGCAGTACTTGATCTGGCCAAACTTGTGTGCATCAAAAAAGAACCTAAGTGCCATGTCTGCCCACTCAACAAACACTGCTTATACTACTCGACTATGCAACGGAATTACCCTTTTTAGACAAGGGTTTATTGCTGGCATTCTGACATTTGTACCTCTTCATTCCTCTTTTTCCGACTTGGTAAAATCCCCCAATGTAGAACTAAAGCCTGGACTTGCACAGCAAAGCATGGTAAATCTTAAGCAATCAAAATATTTAAGCTCGGATAACAAAGTGACGCTCAATCATATTGAACTTTTCGCAGGCTGTGGAGGACTTTCCCTAGGGCTTGAGTCAGAAGGTTATAATCTAGTATTTGCAAACGAACTATCTCCAATGGCAGGTGAGACGTTCGCATTCAACTTGCTGGGTGATCAAGGCGAGAACCTAAAAGCCCTTGGAGAGCAAGGCAAGAAGGCTGAACGTACTTTCTGGCTTAATAGCCAATTTAGTCGCAATGAACTTTTACAAAGACTACGAGAAAATCCACGAGAGGCTCCAGCTTTAGGACAGGGCTTCAATGACCTTGATGATGACGATGCAAACCTAAAAGGTGGATTAGTTATTGCGGATATTATTTCTTTAAATAAATATTTAAATCAAAATACAGAACTACTGAACAAAATAAAGTCTGGGTTTGGAAGTGTAAATCAAGGTGTTGATCTTGTATCTGGTGGACCTCCTTGCCAAAGTTTTAGCATGGCAGGCCTGCGTCAGCATGATAACGAGCGAAACCAGCTGCCAATGGCTTTTGCCAATTTTGTTGGTCTTGTTAAGCCAAGAGCCGTTGTCCTAGAAAATGTGACAGGTATTCTTAGAGCCTTTGATGTTAAAGGTAAAAAGTACTATGCGTGGTTTGAAGTAGCAAAGGCATTTGTAGAAAAAGGCTATGTTCCTATCTGCCTGCACGTAAATGCAAAATATGTAGGTGCTGCTCAGAATCGGCCTCGCTTTATAATGCTGGCTTTCCGTAAAGATGTATTTTCTATCTACAAGGCTATCGTAGAGAAAGAGCAAAATCTAAAGTCTTTTGAAATTTTGAAATTGTCTGAAAATTTCTATAGAAGCGCAAAAGGTAATGAGCACTTAGTACTAGAGGATTCAGGTTATTATTATCATGATGTTGAGAAGCATCCAGAATCTTTCAAGCGGACTTTTTTAAGTAGCTTTCTGACTAGGGATAAGTCTAATTTCCATACTGTAAGTGATGCTATAGATGACTTGCGTTTAAACAATCCAAGCAAGCCAAGCACTTATGTAGAAGAGATAAATAATCTTTTAGATAAAGATTTGCCTGAATCAGCTCTTAATCATGAAATGAGAAGCAATAGTTTTCATGTTAGAAAAAGATTTAGTTTATATCAGGCCTTGTCAGAGGTTTCACCACAAACAAGGAAGAAGGTATCAGCTTTCTTAAGGTTGGATGATGAGTCTGTGCTGGATGAAAATGTTGTCGAGGAACTTTCAAAGCATAGATACTTGATTAGTGAAGATAATGAGAAAAAGCAGTACTTGAGTAAAGGCAGAGATAGCATTGTTGCGTTCTTACGCTCATTGCGTACTAAGAAGCAAACACAGCGAGCTTTGATTTCTACAGACCCTGCACCTGCTGCGCTGTCTATTCCTGATGATGCATGCCACTATGACAAGGAAGAGCTACGAACTTTATCAGTTAGGGAGATGGCGAGAATTCAATCGTTCCCTGATTGGTTTGAGCTTCGCTCTAAAGTAACTACTGGCGGCAAAATGCGTCGCTTTGAAGTGCCGCAATACACGCAGGTTGGTAATGCTGTACCGCCATTGCTTGGAGCGGCTATCGGTAAGGTTGTGAAAACCATACTCTCTACTGTTGATAGTAGTTCACTTCGATATAAAAGACGTGAAACGATTACAAGCACTCAGGCTGAAGTAGTAGAATCACTGTAAGCTTTATTCCTCCCTACTGTTATTCTTTGATAGTAGGGAGGTGTTTTATTTATGATTCAAGGCTGTATAGAATGGGGGCAGGAAATAGGATGCTGAATGCTTCAGGCTTTATCTTAAAAAGATAACCGTGATCTCTAACTTGCCCATTTTCTTTAATGTGCATAGTGTAATCAACAGTCAGAAGACCTGTTTCTAATAAAATGTCAAATTTTTCAATAGCAGGCTTTTGCGTATGAGTTACCTCAATATAATGAAATTCTTCATTTGCGCCTTTTCCTCTACCTCTAGCATAAACCCAAAATGTTTCTTTATGCTTTTTAAGTAGAGCTTGTTTTAGTTCACTTAGTTTCCAGCAGACATCGTATGTAGATTTTTCTGTTTCACTGTCGTAGTGCATTTGTTTCAAAATATCATTTTCTTGATCAACTTCAAGATATAAACCTAGAGAGTTTGGTTTATCTGCACTAATAGTGTGTCGTAATGCTTCAGAGCCATCCTTATCTATATAGCCTCTGAGCTTTATTAATTCTACAGCCTTACTTATAGGGCTAGATTTCCAAATAGGTACTTTGGAAAACAGCTGTTCTCTAGCCCTGTTTCCTCTTGAACGAGTTCTTTTGCTTTTAAGTTCAATGCCCTTGTAATCTGGTTCTCTTGATGAGTTTGCCTGAATTTCAAGTAAACTCTCAAGTGTCATACCAATGCCGGTATCACCAGGTGTGATTGTTTTAATAAAACCTTTGGATGAAATGTTTCTAAGTTTGGCTAATAGCTCATTTGCAATGGGTGATATTGTTTTATGGTCATCTGTATCAAACAAACCAGAGTTAAGGTGTTTTTCAAAATTGTTATATTCTGAACAGTTGAGTACAAATAAATTATTTTTGTGATAAATTACAGCAATGACATTATTAGGGCTGGCGTATTTGCTTAGGCCATATACCCAGAGTCTGGGATCACCATCTTTGGTTTCCGGTCGGTAGAGCGATATCTTGCTTTCGGCTATTTCTCCATTACTTAATATAGAAGCGGAAACAATTTTTTTATGCTTAGTTCCCTTTTGTTGATCTTTATAATCATGAATGTCTTGTTGCTTTAGAAATGCTCTAAATGAATCATGAGCATCAATAATAGATTTTTTTAGTGCAGTTTCAGTTGGAACTAGAAAACTGAATTGAAGATTTTTCTCTAGAAGCTTTTTAGCAATAAGTGATAAATCTATATCAGCTGATGTCAGCATAATATCGGCCTAATAAACAGTACTATTAATCGTACTATTGTACCATAATATGCGTTCAATTTAACTAAATAGAGAGAGTCAGTACCTGTAGTAGTGCCAAATGAGATCGCCCACCACCCAAAGGAAATAGTTGCAACACGCAGCCATCAGGTTCACTATCTGCAACTATGAAAGCCGTTGTAAAAGTGCTTGATGCCAGATCGCAGCAGGGTCGGTGTCCCCGATGGCATCAACAAAGTGGTTCTCTTTTCTGGCTTGATGTTGCAGGGCAGAGCCTGAATACCTGGCAGGCTGAGTATGACCGCACCCAGACACTCCTGTTGCCGGAACCCTCCGGTTGCTTTTCGTTTTCCTCTTAAGACAGTCCAGATTCTGGCAGACGCAATTTTGGAACGCCTGACCCACAACGCATATCGGATAGAACTCAAGGGAGAATCTATGAGAAAAATAAAAGCAAAACTGGATGATCGTGAACACGCAAGCTAAAAATTAAGAGAAGCAATGCTTAGGGAGGCGGAGGTGTTCACGCTTTCCGGTGAAGGTGTTCATTTTGGCTGGAATATGCACAGACAGGGTTCATGTTTGCAGTTGAAAAAAGCAGGGCGGTATCACTGAAAAAAGGTTACTGGCAGCAGAGTTTCAAACTCTTGAAGAAATTAAGTGAAGGTAGGCATTATACGAGGATTATTGGTTAATATCCCTATCTGAGAGTCCAGCAAGCAAGGTGCTCTGCTATCTTTACAGGCTTGTCAGTGGCGAAAAGTTATTTGACAGATATTATCGAAAGGGCTAGTTTTATGAGCAACACACCCGCCATGCCTCTCAATGAAGCACACTCTGGCGGGTTTTTTTTGGCTGTAAAAATGTCCCCGCTTCGGTATTACGAATAAGAATGACTATTTTTAACAAAGATGCCACATCCCTTGATCAACAAATTGAGATTCTGCAAAAACGAGGGCTTGAGATAACCAGCCCTGAACGGGCAAAGCACTATTTGAGTAATATCAGCTATTTTCGAATGAGTGCCTATACCAGACCATTTTATATCCCTGCCGGATCGGGCACAGCTGAACACCTCTTTATTCAGGGTACCGCTTTCGGTGATGTGCTTAATCTCTATATTTTTGACCGGGAATTGCGCCTGTTGCTGCTGGATGCGATTGAACGTCTTGAAGTTGCCCTTCGAGCTCAACTAACTCAAACACTGGCAACAAACCATGGTCCATTTGGCTATCTTGATCATAAACTCTTTGATACTCGGTATAATCATAACTGGTTATTAGATGAGCTTGGGAAAAAGGTGAACAGTCGTGATGCTGAAGTTTTTCTGGACAGTTACCGACGTAAGGGGCGCAGCATTCAATAACTTACCGGGCTGTTGGCTTTTGGCTATTAGCTGCTCATACAGCCAACAGCCAACAGCCAACAGCCAACAGCCAACAGCCAACAGCCAACAGCCAACAGCGGTATATTATGTTCTGCTGCTTCCCTAAGTATCCCGATTCGCCAGAGCATCCTCCTTTCTGGATGGCTTTGGAGTTATTGAGCTTTTGACAAATATCGATACTCTTTGCCAATTTGCGCAACTCAGAAGACCAGAAACAAATTTCCAGTCATTTTGGATTTCCTTTTGTTGTTCTTAAGTCATGGTTTCGTGCCCTTTCAGATCTTCGAAATCATTGTGCACACCATGCACGGGTTTGGAACAGGGTGTTTGGCTCCAGCCCTGTTTGGCCTCGCAAAGCGCCAAAGTATTGGATTTTTGTGCCTGATCGTATTTCTACCCGGAACAAAGCATCAACCCCCGACGACGACTCTATTTTCAACTTGTGATTATTGTGACTCTTCTCAGGAAGGTCAGCCCCACCAGTCAATGGGCAGAGAAACTCAAGACGCTATTGAAGCAGCATCCAACAGTGTCCCGAACACACATGGGATTTCCTTCCGGCTGGAAAGAAGACCCACTCTGGCAAAGTAAATAAAAATACAGACAGTATGCTGAATGTGCGTCAGCAGGAACTTATTTTCCCTGCTGACGGATAGTCGCTTTATGCGGCAAACTTGCCAATATCCACGGCAAAGCTGTCGACAGCTTTCTTAATCGCCATCACCTTTGTCATATCCGTAAACACGCCGGTAAGTCCTATTCAGAAATAATCCCTGAAGCACCTGGAATAACTCAAACACTGGGTTTCCCTGCGTGGAATTCCCAACAACCCACCACCCAAAGGAAATAGTTGCAACACGCAGCCATCAGGTTCACTATCTGCAACTATGAAAGCCGTTGTGAAAGTGCTTGATGCCAGATCGCAGCAGGGTCGGTGTCCCCGATGGCATCAACAAAGTGGTTCTCTTTTCTGGCTTGATGTTGCAGGGCAGAGCCTGAATACCTGGCAGGCTGAGTATGACCACACCCAGACACTCCTGTTGCCGGAACCCTCCGGTTGCTTTGCCTTTTCCTCTTCAAACAGTCCATACCCCGACAGCATTATTCTGGCATCGGCTTCTGGTTTTTTTCAGATCAACGCCTTCTTATCAGGCCTGAATTCAGAAACTAACGTATCCCGGCTGAATCGGGTGTCGGACGACTGGCCTGAAAACGCCTTACTCGACGGCCGCTGTGATGCGGCTGGTCGTTTCTGGGTTGGCAGTGCCAATCTTTATGGCAGTCAGGCAGAGTCATGGCTTTATTCATTAGATGCTACTTTACAACTGGAGCAGAAAGCAGGCCCGGTGATGGCTACCAGCAGTATTGCCTTCAGCCCTGACTCGGGCACGATATACTATGCGGACTCTGCGGAACACGTTATTTACGCCTGTGAGTATGACCTTGAAGGGGGAGTACTGGTAAACCGTCGTGTTTTTCACCGTTTTCCTTTTGGTAAAGGCCTGCCCGCTGGAGCAGCGGTTGATAATGATGGGTGTCTCTGGGTAGCAATGTTTGCAGGAGAAAAAATTGTACGCCTGTCACCGGGAGGCGTTATGGTTGAAGAGGTCCACTTGCCTGTTAAGTATCCTACAGCGGTAGCGTTTGGAGGCGAAACCAATACGACACTGTTTATCACTTCATGCAGGCAGGCTTGCTCAACTGAGGAGCTGGAGCAGTATCCGGAATCGGGTGGAATCTTTGCGATTGAGACGGGTATAAGGGGTATGACGGAGTACAGCTATTCAGCCGGAGTCAGCCTGGGCAGGTAACAATGAGCAGACGATAAAAGGGTGAAGAATGCGTAACCAGCTAGATCAGTTAAAAGGTATGACCAAAGTGGTCGCAGACACCGGGGATATTGACGCAATCAAACGCTACAAACCGGTAGATGCCACCACTAATCCGTCGTTAATCCTGAAAGCTGCCGAACTGCCGGCGTACAAAGCGTTGTTGTCAGAAGCGCTTGAGTATGGACGACAGTCTTATGATGATGTCAACATACAAACGAAGCTCGCCTGCGACTGGCTGGCGGTTGCGATCGGAAAAGAGATACAGGGTGTTGTGCCGGGTGTAGTGTCGACAGAAGTAGACGCCCGTCTTTCATTTAATACCAAGGGCACGGTAATAAAAGCCCGTCGTCTGTGTGAACTGTATCGTCAACAGGGTGCTGACAGTAACCGGTTGTTGATAAAAATAGCGTCAACCTGGGAAGGCATAAAAGCGGCAGAAATTCTTGAGCAGGAAGGCATACGCTGCAACCTGACCCTGCTGTTCAGTTTTGCCCAGGCGCGGGCCTGCGCTGAGGCAGGTGTCTATCTGGTCTCGCCTTTTGTGGGACGTATTCTCGACTGGCATAAACAATCAGAAGGGCGTGACTATGTCGGGGCGGAAGATCCGGGGGTTGTGTCTGTATCCCGAATATTCAATTACTACAAGCAGCACGGTTATAAAACCATTGTGATGGGAGCCAGCTTCCGTAACACCGGAGAAATTCGTGAGCTGGCCGGCTGTGACTGCCTCACCATAGGGCCATCATTACTGGAAGAACTGGAAAATACGGAGCAGCCTCTGGAACAAAAGCTGTATGCGGAAAAGCCAGTGTCCGACGATCCCAGGCTGACACTGGATGAAATGACTTTCCGCTGGTTTATGAATGAAGACGCTATGGCAACGGAAAAGCTGGCGGAAGGTATTCGTAACTTTACAAAGGATCAGGTGAAGCTGGAACAACTGATCGCGCGACAGCTATAGAGTTTGGCTGTATTCCCCTCCCCGAAATTATGTGGCTGGAGGGGATTTCGGATTAACCCCTGTTACTTTTAGCCGCCATGGTTAGTCGGGAGATGCAGGTCAGACTGCCCTGTTCATTCTCGATACGAATTTCCCAGACCTGAGTGCTGCGACCAATATGAACAGGGCGGGCGGTTCCGGTCACTTTGCCTGATGTCGCAGATTTCAGGTGATTGGCATTAATTTCCAGGCCGACACAATACTGATCGTTCCCGCAGGCAAGGTTGGCAGCAATACTGCCGAGGGTTTCAGCCAGAACCACATTAGCGCCGCCATGCAGCAAGCCCATGGGTTGCACGGTACGTTTATCCACCGGCAGGGTGCCGACCAGGTAGTCATCACCAATGTCAGTGATCTCAATACCAACATGCTCACACATGTTGCCTTTCAACTGGTGGTTTAATGATTCCAGGGTTGGGGACTGGTTCCAGATAGCCATTGCTCTGCCCGCTGTGAGTAACAGGGTTCAATAGTGACATCCGGCGCTTTGTCCGTCGAGATATTCCCACCTGATTGAGGCTGTCTGAATATTATCCAGACAGCATAGAACTTTTTCGTGCATCGACAGGTCAAACCCCTGTAAACAAAAAATGTTCAGTCAGTGAACCATCAGTGGACATTGCTGCTTTGTAGTAAATAAGAAAGAAAAACTGCCTTTCACCCAGAGTTAGGCTAAATATTTATAAGTTTCAATAGCTCAAGCTGTCGATCAAGCTTTTTCAGGAGCGTCTTGTGTTAATAGTAACTGAAACCCCCAGACTGCTAATTCGAACCTGGCAGGAAGGTGACCTGAAACCTTATGGTGAACTCATCGGTCACAATGATCTGCCCCAGCGGTTCAGCGATGACTCTCCCGCCTCCAAACCAGAAACAGAATTATGGCGTTACCAGATGGAACTGGATCAGAAAGGCTGGTCACGATGGGCTGTTGTTCATAAGGAAACGTATCGGCTGGTTGGCTATTGTGGCTTTTCCAATTACGGGAACAGCGTAGAGCTTAGCTGGCGTTTTCTGCCAGAGTTTCGCGGACGGGGATTGGTGCTTGAAGCGGTTCAGGCTGTTGCCAGGTTGGGCTTTGAGCGGTTTGGTTTCCGGGAAATTATCTCTTATACGGCACCCGACAATGAGTTTGCGGTCGATGTGATTCAGACGCTGGGTATGCATCTGGATGGCTTTGAAGGCTGGAGTAATATGACCGTTGCCCGGTATTGTCTGGAGTCCGCTGCATCGGCTTCTTCCTGAACCCTTTTTTTGAGATTGCTTTTTTTAGATTGTGCAAAGTGTTGCAGGATACGTCATGATGTTTTTGTACGCAGCCACACTAACAATGAGTCATGAGTACAGCACCAGCAGAAAGCCTCCGTTTTATTCACCTGTCTGATCCTCAGCTGATTCCTGCGGGCGAGATGAATTACGACATCAACCCACAGCTACGGATAAGACAATGTATTGATGCCATTTTGTCTGACTGCGCCAGCCTGCCATTGGATTTTGCTGTTATCACCGGTGACCTGACCCACTGGGGGGAAGAGGTCGCCTACAAGGTGCTAAGAGAGGAACTGAGTCGGTTGCCTTTTCCTGTTTATATGTTGATGGGGAACCATGACCATAGAGAAGCATTTTCAACGGTTTTTCCTGAACACCCTACTGATGATAACAGCGGGTTTGTTCAATATGTCCTGGACAGTGCAGCAGGCCGGATGATTTTCCTCGATACGCTGGATGCAGGAAAACGCAGCGGCGTTCTCTGCCAGCAACGGTTGCAATGGCTGGAGAGAAAACTGGCGGACTCGGAGGGGCAGCCTGTTTATCTATTTATGCATCACCCGCCGTTTACTGTCGGGTTGTCGGTAATGGACGACGATAATCTTGTAAATTCGGATGAGTTCCTGAAAATCGTGAACCCTTATCGGACGCAGATTCGACATATTTTCTTCGGGCATTTACACCGGACCGTGACAGGTAGCTGGCATGGCATCAGCTACTCCTGCCCTTTGTCGCCTGTTCATCAGACTGCTTTTGAATTTGATAATAAAAAGCCTGCTTACGTTTCGCCTGAGCCACCGGCCTACCATCTGGTTGAACTAAAACCGGAACAGGTTGTTGTGCATTCACGACTGTTTCTGCATAGTGAGCCCGCCATTGATAGTCGGTCCTGTTATCGCTACCAGTTGCATGATCAATCAAACAATGAGTGAGGAGCTATGTCCTACAACGACCCAACCTTGTTACAGCAATGGGAAGATACGTTTGTCGAGTTTTTGCGGGGGCGGGAGTCGGATGATGCTTCTCATGATATATCGCACTTCCAGAGGGTCTGGCGAACGACCCGGCGACTTCTCAAAGACGGTGATATCAGTGCCAATCAACTGGTTATTCTGACCGCCTGCTATTTTCATGACATTATTGTTCTTCCCAAGAATCACCCTCAGCGTTCAATGGCTTCAACGCTGGCAGCAGAAGAGACTGAACGCTGTCTGAAAGAGCTGGCATTTCCCCGGGATTTGATTGATGAGGTGTGTCATGCGGTGAAAACACACAGCTATTCGGCAGGTATTGAGCCAGAAACTATTGAGGCAAAGGTGGTTCAGGATGCAGACCGGATGGAAGCACTGGGGGCTATTGGTCTGGCCCGCTGTTTCTATACCGGCGGCAAGCTGAAACAGAAACTGTTTGATCCTGAAGACCCTTTGGCAACCCATCGTGAGCTGGATGACCGTAACTATTCCCTTGATCATTTTGAACTGAAACTGCTGAAGATTGCAGACAGTATGCAAACTGAAGCTGGAAAGCGGATGGCTGAGCGCAGCAGTCAGTTTATACGGGATTTTCGAGATCAGCTGTGTCGTGAGTTGCGGGGAGAGTATTAATTGAGCAATGTATAGACCGTTGTTTTTGCGTGTGCTCAGTGAATGCGTTTGAATTTAGTCTGGCTGGGGCGCTGATCTGGCTATTGACTCAAAGCCAGCTGCCCCACAGTAATATATTGTCCACTATCGTCGTGTTCTGCCTCCCACACATCAAGGGCAGTCTGCATATTCAGCCAGCTGCCCACGCTGGTTTTTGTGGCAATGGCGATCCGCATAGCCAGGTCACGGGTACAGGGTTTTTTCTGGTTGACGAACTCCGACAGGTGCTTGCGGGAAACACCCAGTACTTCAGCTGCTTTGGTTACGCTGATTCCGGCAGGTTCCAGCACATCCAGGCGAAACACCACACCGGGGTGAGTTGGCTTTCTGTTTCTGGTTCGGCTCATGGCTTATCCTTCCTTAATGATATTGCTCGTAGTCCACATTGGTTGCGTTGCTGAATCAAGGCGGTCAAGGCGGGTAGCCAGCCGTTGAGCATGTTTCGGATTTATTCCCTTGGTAGAGCCATCATAAAAATAGTCTTCCAACCCCTTATGCAGAAACCGCTTGATCGCCGTAATACACAACTTGTAACTGATATGGTTGCAGTTTGGGTTGTAACCGGTTCGGTGTCAATCTACCTATAAAGTACATATGAACCATACAAGTAAGGCATGTTATTTTCCGTAAGCTTTCCCGGGTATTCCTCTAGAAAGTTTCGTCAAGTAGCTGCTAACCAAACCCTTGCAAGATGAATAGACTTAGCGTCTATTTTTCGTTTTGAGACTTCTAACCGTGTTGAAAAAAATAACAGCGATTTCTCTGGTGGCTTCCATGGGCTTTCTCGGGGGGTGCGCCACTATGAGTGAGTCTGAGTGCCTTAACGCTGACTGGCAGTTAATTGGTTTTGAAGATGGCCTGAATGGCTACTCTATGTCCCGGATTGGTGATCATCGCAGTGCCTGCGCTGAATACTCTATTGTTCCAAGCCAGGCGCTATACCAGCAGGGTTTTGAAGCAGGCTTGAGGCAGTTTTGTACGCCGACTAATGCTTATGATTACGGAAAGAGTGGCAGAACCTATAACCACCAGTGTCCGGCAGATTTGCACAATGAGTTTCTGAAGTATTACAACCAGGGGCAAGAGTTTTACGCTGTCGAGAAATCTATTCGGGATTACGGTTACAAAATTGCTGACGCAAAGAAAAAAATAGAGAAGCTGGAAAAGAAAATTCTCGACAAGGAAGCCAGAATTATCAGTGACGACAGTTCGGCAGAGGAACGCTTGAGACTGGTAGGCGATATTAAGCGACATAAAGAAGAGATTGGTCATTTGAGAACCGCAAAGACAGCTGACGAGCGTAAGCGGGCGGTAAAAGAAGAAGAACTGTCCCGACTTCAGGCTCCGGCAGTCTGATTGGCTGAAAGTGTCTTACTGCCTCCCTCTGGTATATTCCAGATAGAGGCAGTTTATTGGAAAAGAGCTAGATAATAGAGGTGAGGGTATCTATCAGGTGTACGGTTTGCTGTTTATTCCCAAGGCTAATTCGTAACCCAAGCCTGGAGTGATGGTCCATTTTCGGGCGAACCAGTATGTTGGCTTTTTTCAGCGTTTGTTCGACCAGCGAAGGCGAGTCAAAAAAAACCCAGACATAATTGGCCACAGACGGCCAGTACTCAATATTCCGCGTATCCAGAAATTCTTCAAGCATTGGCTTCGAGACGCCAAGAACCTCTTTCACATACTCCTGTGTATATTCTGGATTGGTCAGCGCAGCATTAATAGCAACCACTGCCAGCTGGTTCACGTCATAAGGTCCACGGACATTCAGTAGCGCGTTGATATTGTCTTTGCTGGAAATAATGTACCCCAGTCGTACAGATGGAAGCCCCCAGGTTTTAGAGAAAGTGCGGGTGACCAGCAGGTTAGGGTATTGCTGAACAACGTCACAAACCGTTTGCCGGGTATATTCGAAATAGCATTCATCCACCAGAATCGCAGCCCCAGGCGCAGCTTTGGCAATCTCCAGAATGTCATCTCTTGCGATTGGAGTTCCGCAAGGGTTGTTTGGGTTAGCCAATACAATCAGCCGGGTTTTATCGGTAATCGCATTTATGACGGCCTGTTTAGGAAAGCCGTTTTCTCTGGAATAGGCCGGTTCGATAATATTCAGATTTTCAATGTTCGCGCACTGGTGATACATGGCGAATGTTGGTCCGGGGATAATAGCTTCGCCGCCCTCTCTGGAGGCTGACCGGATAATCAGGTCGATACCCTGGTCGGAACCGTTGGTGG
Above is a genomic segment from Endozoicomonas euniceicola containing:
- a CDS encoding phosphodiesterase produces the protein MSTAPAESLRFIHLSDPQLIPAGEMNYDINPQLRIRQCIDAILSDCASLPLDFAVITGDLTHWGEEVAYKVLREELSRLPFPVYMLMGNHDHREAFSTVFPEHPTDDNSGFVQYVLDSAAGRMIFLDTLDAGKRSGVLCQQRLQWLERKLADSEGQPVYLFMHHPPFTVGLSVMDDDNLVNSDEFLKIVNPYRTQIRHIFFGHLHRTVTGSWHGISYSCPLSPVHQTAFEFDNKKPAYVSPEPPAYHLVELKPEQVVVHSRLFLHSEPAIDSRSCYRYQLHDQSNNE
- a CDS encoding phosphohydrolase, yielding MSYNDPTLLQQWEDTFVEFLRGRESDDASHDISHFQRVWRTTRRLLKDGDISANQLVILTACYFHDIIVLPKNHPQRSMASTLAAEETERCLKELAFPRDLIDEVCHAVKTHSYSAGIEPETIEAKVVQDADRMEALGAIGLARCFYTGGKLKQKLFDPEDPLATHRELDDRNYSLDHFELKLLKIADSMQTEAGKRMAERSSQFIRDFRDQLCRELRGEY
- a CDS encoding HigA family addiction module antitoxin, which gives rise to MSRTRNRKPTHPGVVFRLDVLEPAGISVTKAAEVLGVSRKHLSEFVNQKKPCTRDLAMRIAIATKTSVGSWLNMQTALDVWEAEHDDSGQYITVGQLALSQ
- a CDS encoding DUF2799 domain-containing protein: MLKKITAISLVASMGFLGGCATMSESECLNADWQLIGFEDGLNGYSMSRIGDHRSACAEYSIVPSQALYQQGFEAGLRQFCTPTNAYDYGKSGRTYNHQCPADLHNEFLKYYNQGQEFYAVEKSIRDYGYKIADAKKKIEKLEKKILDKEARIISDDSSAEERLRLVGDIKRHKEEIGHLRTAKTADERKRAVKEEELSRLQAPAV
- a CDS encoding pyridoxal phosphate-dependent aminotransferase, which translates into the protein MSIFKSHISQMGAYKPPLEDRDNHQHLLLDFNERTLPVSPAIKKALIDFINDDQLQVYPAYGDITQKIADYCGVKPDQVMTTNGSDQGIDLIIRSASREGGEAIIPGPTFAMYHQCANIENLNIIEPAYSRENGFPKQAVINAITDKTRLIVLANPNNPCGTPIARDDILEIAKAAPGAAILVDECYFEYTRQTVCDVVQQYPNLLVTRTFSKTWGLPSVRLGYIISSKDNINALLNVRGPYDVNQLAVVAINAALTNPEYTQEYVKEVLGVSKPMLEEFLDTRNIEYWPSVANYVWVFFDSPSLVEQTLKKANILVRPKMDHHSRLGLRISLGNKQQTVHLIDTLTSII